The genomic window CTAGTAAAGGTGACATATTCTCTTCTCTTAAGATCACAGCATTGTTATCTATTTTTATAGCTAAATCTTCGATTGTTACTTTGCCTTGTTGTTCACGAACTGAACCAAAAATATCACAAAGGTAAACAGAATCCGCTAAGTTTAAAGCTGTAGCAAACTCACTTAACAAAGCAACTGTGCGTGTAAACGTATGTGGCTGGAATATCGCAATAATTTCTTTAGTTGGATATTTTTGACGGGCAGCATCAATTGTAGCTCGAATTTCTGATGGGTGATGGGCATAATCATCAATAATAACCATATCTTCTACTACTTTTTCAGTAAAACGACGTTTAACTCCTGCAAATGTAGTGAAATTCTTTATTACTTTTTCTTTATCCAAATTTTCATGATAGGTAATAGCAATAACAGCCAACGCATTTAGAATATTGTGTTTTCCATAAGTAGGAATAACAAAATGACCATAAAACTCATCTTCAATATATACATCAAATGCAGATCCTGTGACTAAACGGCTTAAATTTTTAGCTTGAAAGTTATTATTATCATTAAACCCATAATAAATAATAGGTACTTCAGTTTGAAGTTTCACTAATTGCTCATCATCACCACACGCAATAATAGCTTTTTTTACTAATTTAGCCATTTCCTCAAAAGCGCTGACAACATCTTCTAGGCTCGTAAAATAATCAGGATGATCGTAGTCAATATTTGTAATAATCGCATAATCAGGATGATACGCTAAAAAATGTCGTCTATACTCACATGCTTCAAGTACAAAAAACTCTGCATTTGGAACTCCGTGTCCTGTACCATCACCAATTAAGTAACTTGTATCTGCAATTGTACTCATAACATGAGCTAATAAGCCTGTTGTACTTGTTTTTCCATGTGAACCTGTAACGGTAATACTTGTATATTGTTTTAATAATTCTCCAAGAAAGTCATGGTATCGAATGACAGGCAAATTCATTTTTTTAGCAGTTATAATTTCTTCATGTGAATCCGAAAATGCATTTCCTGCAATAATTGTTAAACCTTCGTGAATGTTTTTCTCACTAAATGTTAAAATTGGAATTTCTGCGTCTTCAATATTTTTTTGGGTAAAAAAATATTTATCTACATCAGAACCTTGAACTTTAAAACCCTTATCATGAAGGATCAATGCCAGTGCACTCATACCAGAACCCTTAATTCCAACAAAATGATAGACTGTTTCATTATTCATTTTTATAAATCCTCCATTTTTTTATTACGTTTTATTTGCGTTTTATTTGTTGTTTACTATGATAATTAATAATAATCTTCATCATTTTTAACATTCGTCTAACTCTTAGAATCGGTTAGTTTAAAAAAATAAAATAGAACGAATATAGTATACCATGGTTTGTTTTTTTCGACTACCAATTATCTTTTTTTGTTTTATCTTTGTCTGAATAACCTAGCCAAATGATCTTATCATCACGTGAAAATAGAAGGCTGTGATTTATTACCTCTAGAAATAGTTCCCTATGAGAAGTAATATCAGCTGCCTTCTTTTTTAAAAATAATCAAACAGTTATTTATTGCCGTAACGTTCCTCGTAGTCAGTTTTAGTTATAAAAACGTCACGTGGTTTTGATCCTTTATTAGGTGAAATTAATCCTTCTTTTTCTAATGTATCAACTACATTCGAAGCTCTATTAAACCCAATCTTAAACTTACGTTGTAGAGAAGATGCTGATACTTGACCTTCTTCAATGATAAAAAGCAGCATTTCTTCATATAATTCATCCTTACCTTCAATACTTTCTACTCTCGCCAATAAGCTTTCAGGCTCAAATAAATAGTTTGTTTTACGTTGTTCTTTTACATGCTTAACAATACTATCTATTTCTTTTTCAACATAAGTTCCTTGGATACGAATAGGTTGGCTTGCACCATTTTCTAAAAACAACATATCTCCCCTGCCAAGTAATTTTTCAGCTCCACCAGAATCCATAATTGTCCGTGAATCTACTTGGCTAGATACCATAAAGGCTATACGCGTTGGGATATTATTTTTTATTGTCCCAGTAATAACATCTACACTTGGACGTTGGGTTGCAACTAGTAAGTGTATTCCTGCAGCACGCGCTTTTTGAGTAATGCGCACAATTGAATCTTGGACATCGCTACTGGCAACCATCATCAAATCAGCTAACTCGTCAATAATAATTACGATATAAGGCAGTTTCAACCCATGATCTCCATGTTCTTGAACTTTTTCGTTAAATCGTTGAATATTTCTTACTCCTGCTAAAGCTAATTTTTGATAACGTTCTTCCATTTCATTAACTGCCCATTTTAAGGCTTCACTTGCTGCTTTGGGTTCAGAAATAACCGGTGATAACAGATGTGGAATATCATTATACGGTGCCAGTTCAACAGCCTTAGGATCAATCAAGATTAGCTTCACTTCACTAGGGTTAGCCTTATACAGTAAACTAACTAAAATAGAATTGATAAACACGCTTTTACCCGAACCTGTTGCGCCAGCAATCAGTCCATGAGGCATTTTATCAAGAGTTGATACGATCGCATCCCCAGCTAAATTAACGCCGAGTGCAACGGTTAATGGGGAATGGCTATTTCTAAATTTATCACTAGCCATCACTTCTGAAAGCATCACAGGTCTGGATATTCTATTTGGTATTTCAACTCCAACCGTGCTTTTACCTGGAATGGGTGCTTCAATTCTAATATCTTTGGCTGCTAACGCTAACTTTAAATCATCAGAAAGATTCGTAATTTTATTCACTTTAACACCACGACTTAATTGTAATTCAAATTGTGTAACTGCAGGTCCAACAGTCCAGCCTACTACTTGGGCGAGAACGTTGAAAGCATCTAATGTCTCATTCAATAATTCTGCTTGTCCTAAAACCCAATCATCAATAGCATTGCTTTGAAAATCAACTGGTGGATCCAATAAATCTAAGGATGGAAATTTATATTCGCTTAACTGTTTATTTTCATCACCAATCAACTTAGCTAAATTAGTATCTAATAATACTTCAACTTTTTCTTCTATAGGTGGTTCTAGAATCGGTTCTAGTTCCGAAATCGATTCTGGAACTATACTATCGCTTATTGAGCTATCGTTTTCTTGTTGCTCTTTTTCTTTACTCAACTCTTCTTGCTCGTTGTATTTATTTGTTTCTATCTTTTGGTCCATTTCCTTTTGTTGAGTATTACTGGTGATTTTTAGTACGTCATCTTTAGCTTTAAACAGTTGTTTTCCTTTATTCAGATTTTTTTCAATGTAATTGAACCGGCTAAGTGCAGCTTTAAGCTCCAACATTTCAATTTCTTCATCTGTTATCGTCTTTATTTTTCTTGTCGCAATTGGTCCCGGTTGTGTATTTTTTTTAATTGGCTGGTTATTAATCTTTTTTGAGGTACCTAACTTTTCATTTAAATTTAAGCTAATAGACTTATCCATAAACGCAATATTTGGTGCCTTTATTATCTTCTGGTCTTCAAAAATAACGTCATTATTAAAATAATTAGTTCTTGTTTTCTGTTGATTCACTTGACTATCTTGTTCTTCTTCTATCATTGTTGCTAACGACCTATTGAGTTTCTTTTTAGAGCTTTCTAAAGAGCCAGGATGCTTTGTGTCTACTTGTTTTTTATAAGTAGATTCGGTTTCTTTGGTATAAAGCTTGGAGATACGCTCACAAAGATGATCATAAGACAGTATAAAGTCTTCTTCTTTTTTTAAACTTATTGCCAATTCTCTATAATTTATTGTTGTTTCTTTTTTTGAATTTTCGTTTAATCCATAATAAGGTGAAGGGATTTTTTGGACTTTAAACGGTGTTGAGCTTCGTCTTTTATGATAGACTGCCGCATCTCTTTTAAATGTTTCTTTTGACTTATTACTTTCATTTAGTCCATTTGAGTTGTTATTTTTATGAGAAAACACTTGCTTATTTTTATTGTCGCTAGCTTGTTTAGTAGGCAACTGTCTTTTTCGCTCGTCATTCGCTTTGTTTACTTGTTCAGAAAATAATTTTTCTGAGTTATTAGTATTATTTTCTTTAGTTATTTTTATAGGTTTTTCATATTTTGATGTCTTAGTCTTATCAAAAAGACCGTCTCTCTCCGTCACATGAGCAGAGTCACGATAGAAAGGAAGCTCAGATTTCTTCAACCGTTTCTGGTTTTTTTTATAACTTGGTCCATCATATTTCGACATGATGACGCTCCTTTCCTCTCCGATGTTCGTGTATTAGTTTAACACAAATCCCATAGAGGTTGTAGAATTAATCTGATACACTTATTAAGAGTTTATCAAAATAAAAAAGAAGTATAAAATAGCAATAGCCTATTTCTACTTCTTTTTTATTATTTATTTATATTATTTTTGAAATTCTGTTCCAACTACTGCAGAATCAGGTAAGACTAAAATACCTTTTTTAACTTGTTCTTCTTTTATTCCTAATTCTTTAGCAGAACAGACCATCCCGCGACTTTTTTCTCCTCTTAGTTCTCCATCCCAAATAGCTGTCCCATCAGGCATCATTGCCCCGACTTTAGCGACAACTACTTTTTGCCCAACCGCAATATTAGCCGCTCCACATACAATCTGAACAACTTGTTGATTATCTACTTCAACTTGAGTAATAGATAAGTGATCAGAATTTGGATGTGAAATACATTCTTTAACGTATCCAATAATAAATTTAGGCGCCTCGTCTCCTTCTAATTGATCGGTAAACCCTTGCTTTAAAAGAAAATTATTTAAGATACTGATTTGTTCCGTATTTAATGTTAATGGTCCGTTTGCATTTATTGAAAAATAGTCAGAACTATCAAAAAAATTATATCCTACTGTTTTTTTTGTTAATACATTAAAAATACGTGTGATTTTTCCTTTTGTCTCAAAATTTTGATCTTTAGCGACGCTACTTTTAGTCATAACTAAGAGAACATCTCCAATTCCATCTTTATTATAGCTACTTATTATCATTGTCTTAATTCATCCTCTTTTTTGTATTTCTTACAACTAAAACATCACAATGAGCTTCTCTGATAATATATTCACTCACACTTCCGATCATCCAGCGCTCAATCATATTTAATCCCGTACTCCCTACAACAATTAAATCTGTCTGAAACTCACTTGGTATATTTACAGATAATAGCTGTTTTGGTGAGCCTTTGGTCAATTCCGTTTTAACTGATTTTACTCCAGCTTCTCTAGCTTTATTACTGTATTTCTTTAATAACTCTTCCATTTCTGTTGCATCAACTTCGATTGCGTTAAAAGTCGCACTTTCAATCCCCATATTATAAGAACTAGAATCAATTACATGTACAATAATCAATTCGGAATTATTTCGTTTAGCAATTAGAATAGCTTTTTCGAAAGCTTTTTTAGCGGAGCCACTTCCATCTACAGCAATTAAAATACGAGCATATTGTTGTTGATCTTGCTTCATATCTACATCTCCTAACTTTTTATTATAAGGTTTGGATAAATGCTTCTATTTCTTCTTTAGTTTTACGATTTTTACTAACAAATCTTCCTATCTCTTCACCGTTTTCGTAAGCAAGAAAACTTGGTATCCCAACGATAGATAGCTCTTCGCATAATTCAATAAACTCATCACGATCTACTTTAATAAATGTTATTTCTGGATGAGCTTTAACAATTCCTGGTATTTCTGGCTTTATAAAAACACAATCTCCACACCAATCTGCATTAAAAAAGAAAATAACTTTTTCTTTTTTACTAACTAATTGAAATTCTTCAACTGAAGCTAGATTATGCATACTATCATTCCTTTCTATTATTAATTAGTTGCTTTTCATTATCGTTTCAAGAGCACTACGATCTAACGTGCGAGCTATTTGTAAAACCATTTCTTTAGCTGCAGCGTAGTCATCAATATGGAAAACAGTCTGATGAGTGTGGATGTATCGTGCACATACGCCAATAACAGCACTAGGAACACCGTTATTCATGACTTGGGCTGCACCCGCGTCTGTTCCGCCTTTAGAAAGAAAATACTGATAAGGAATATGGTTTGTTTCAGCAGTATCTAATAAAAACTCACGCATTCCTTTTAATGTTATCATCCCTGGATCTTGAAGCCTAAGTAAAAATCCTTCTCCTAGATGCCCAAATTTAGATTTATCTCCAGTTAAATCGTCAGCTGCAGAACAATCTACAGCAAAAAACAAGTCTGGTTTAAACTGGTGAACTGCCCCTTTTGTTCCTCTTAATCCAACTTCTTCTTGGACATTTGCTCCTGCAATTAATGTGTTTGGTAAATCTTCGTTAGCTAATTCTTTCAAAGCTTCTATTACTACTGTTGTTCCATAGCGATTATCCCAAGCCTTGCTGACTATTTTTTTACCGTTTGCCATTTTTATTGTCTCAACATCTGGTACTATTGTATCTCCTGGACGTACTCCGTAAGACTCTGCTTCTTCTTTAGAATCAAAACCAGCATCAAAAAGAATATCACTAATTTCTAGTTTAGCTTGACTGCCATCTTTACCTCTTAGAAGATGTGGCGGTACAGAGGATGAAATACAAGGGTAATCACCTTTAGCTGTCTGCAAAGTAAATCGCTGTGCTGAAACAACGTAAGGGTTCCATCCTCCTAAAGGTACGACATGGAATAATCCTTGTTTCGTTATGCGAGCAAGCATAAAGCCGACTTCATCCATGTGAGCTGCAACCATAATTTTAGGGGCATTTTCAATCTTACTTTTACGAATACCAAAAATCCCTCCTAAACCATCTTGCTGCACTTCATCTACTAAAGGAGTTAGTTGCTTTCTCATCTCTTCTCTTACTCTATGTTCAAATCCGCTAGTCCCTTGTAACTCTGTCATTTTCTTGATTAAATCAAAGGTTTTGTCTTCCATAATTTTATGTATACATAAAAGTCTTATTTACTTTTATGATCTCCTTTCTATTTTTTATAGCTTTCCTTTAACATTATACCCTATTTACATATTAAATTTAAGTTAGAAGACTTTTTTTTCAATAAGTAGTATACTTAGTGGTAGAACGAACTGCTGAAAGGTTGGGATAGTTATGCAAAAAAAACAGAACGAAGCAGTAAAAAACAATTTAATTGCCGGTCTTCTCTTTGGATCAGGTATAGTTTGTGGTTATTTCTTACGTCGTTATTTACAAAAAAATGTTGCTATACATGGAGATACCATCTTAACATCTGTTAAGAGACAATTTCTAGCAGAAGGTCCAATCGAAGGATCATGGATTGAATTAAAAAAAATACCTTCAAGAAAATTTACTTTAAAAACAGATGTTTATTACGGCGGAATATCAAGATTAGAGGAAAACGAACTTGTTCAATATGAGTTTATTGCAGATGCATATTCTGGAACAATCTTAGATATTTATCGAATTTAAAATGTATGAAAATAAAAATAGTGAGGGATTCAACAATTATTGAATCCCTCACTATTTTTTATTTTCTTTTAGGAAATCTAGCTATAACTCGATAAATACGTTGTCCGCGATTCGAAAACTTTTCCTCGTATTCAGTCATAATATTGCCCTCGAAATCACTTTCGTGTAAATTCAACCAAACTTTATCTAAACGCATTCCGTATGTAGAAAAACTACTCAATGAGTATTCAAAAAGACCTTGATTATCTGTTTTGAAATGAACTTCTCCTTCTGGAATCAAAACTTCTTCATAATTTTTAATAAAGCTAGAGGATGTTAGTCTTCTTTTTTCGTGGCGACTTTTTGGCCATGGATCCGAAAAATTCAAATAGACTTGATCAACTTCTTCCTTAGCAAAGTATTGTGTCAACGATCCTCCATTGACGTGAAGCAATTGTAAGTTAGGTAAGTCTTCTTCTATTAATTTATCTAAAGCAACTACTATAACGCTCTCTTGCAATTCAATTCCTATATAATTTATTTCAGGGTTACTTTTAGCCATTTCAGTAATAAAACGCCCTTTTCCGGTTCCAACTTCAATATGAATCGGATTGCTATTTTTAAATCTCTCATGCCATTTCCCAACCCACTCTTCAGGAGTATTCGCAATATATTGTGAGTATTCAGCTATCTTTGCTGGTGCTCCTGGCTTTCTTCTTAGACGCATAATTAGTCCCCTTTTTAGTTTTATTAATCCTATCTTTTCTTAAACGTAAATTAGAATCTTTCCGAAATATCGAATAAGATTCTAATCTCTTTCATCTTGTATTACTGAGTGAATTGTTTGTAATTTTAAAATATCTTTATTCATTTCATAAAATCTAGATTCGTGATGATGACGCTTAGTTTGAGTTAAATAATTCATCGAGGCATACCATAATATCCGTTCAATTAATTCATCTGTGACAACTGCTCCATAATGTTCAAGCCAATCCTTCCAATTTTCTCGTTGAACATATTGAAAGAGTAGCATACTTAAATCCATTGCTGGATCAGCTAACATTGCAGAATCCCAATCAACTAAATATAAACGATTTTTATCAGATAACAACCAATTCTTTTGATAAATATCCCCATGACAAACCTTAGAGGTAACTAAATTCATAGTATCTGCTTCTGCTGTTAGCTTGTTAAAAATACTAGTCAATAGTGGGTGATTTAACAAATCGTTAGGTAGTTTATTCTTATAATTCTGAAGCAATATTTGAGGCGTTATTTCTTTACCGCCAACCCGTGACAGCATACTCCTCAACGGTTCTGAAGTATGAATGCGACTTAGTAATTGCGCAACTTCAGGAGAAGCCATTTCTTCACTCTTAAGCGTGCGTCCATTTAACCATTCTTGAGCTGTTAGTACATCGCCGTTGCCAATACGCTTTGTCCATACTAGCCTTGGTGTGATTCCTTCAACGGAAAGCGCAGCTAAAAAAGGCGAAGAATTGCGCTTCAAAAAAAGCTTTTCTTCTGCTCTAGTTCCCATATAAGCTTGACCTGTATCCCCGCCAACTGGATGCAATTTCCATCCAGAATCTATTTCAAAATTCATATCCTATCATTCCCTGTTTTATATTAGTTTACTTATCTACTTAGACAAAAAATGATAGACATCATTTACGATATCTATCATTCTATTCCTAACCTATTTTAGATAGAAATTCTAATTACGTCAAGCGCATATACGTTCTTTTTATAATATTTTTTTTATTTTAATTCCTACGTATTGAAATCAATCTATTTGAAATGAAAATTGGATGACCTGCTTTAAAGAATTCATTTTCACTTTTGTAACATCATTTTTTGTGCAAAATTACTTAGCTTCTTATTACAAAGATAAGCAGTCAATAAAAATTACTATTCTTTTAAATAATTGTTTCTAAATCAAAAAAACATTTAATTCTTTTTATGTAACACTCAAAAAACGTAACTCTTAATTATAAAAGTTACGCCTTAAGTAATTGCTTTATTTTATTTAGATAATTGAACCACATGTTAATTCAACTTCGTTAACATAAAGTTCTTGTAATAGCTTAACGACAGGACCACGTTTACCATCGCCAACAGGTTTATCGTCAATCTCTACAACCGGCATAGCTTCCATTGTTGTACTCGAAGCAAATACTTCATCCGCTTCTTTTAGATCTTTTAATGTAAACGTTTCTTCTTTAACAATTATTCCACGTTGTCTAGCAACTTTTAATAAAACCGTCTTTGTTATCCCAGATAGTATCAAGTTACCATCGGGATGAGTATAAAGAATCTTGTTTTTTATTATTGAAACATTTGATGCAGAGCACTCTGTAACAGCTTCATCGCGATACAAAATAGCTTCATCTTTTCCTTTTTTATGCGCCTCATGTTTAGCCATGATATTTCCTAAAAGACTAATTGATTTAATATCACAATGAAGCCATCTCATATCCGGTAAAGTGATAACCTTTATTCCATCTTTCATCGTTTCTAAATTACGTGGTACAACTGTTGTCGATGCCGTGAAGACAGGTGAAGTAAACTCAATTTTTGGGTAAGTATGGTTTCTTGGACTCGAAACACCTCTAGTAATCTGTAAATAGATATTACCTGTTTCTATGCTATTTTCTTTGATTAACTCATTTAATAAATAGATTAATTCCTCTCTCGTAAAAGGTAAAATCAAATCTATCTTTTTTGCTCCTGTAAATAACCGTTCAACATGCTGTTCTGCTGTAAAAAGTATTCCATTGTAGGCACGTATGACCTCATAAAGTCCATCAGCGAACTGATAACCTCTATCTTCCATATCAATCTTTACATCTTCTCGTTCAACAAGTTGATTATTCCAAATAACTTTCATTATTTTCGCCTCTTTCAGCTCATTTTATTTTAACTATTTTGGAAACTCTCATTTCAACTTCTTTATTAGAAACTGAGATCTAGTAATTTATTGCTCTTTTTAATAGACTATTACCTTCGTTGCATTTTTTCCATTTTATTAATTCTAGACGGCAGATAAAGATAACTAAATAAAAAACTAAACAGTATCAAAGCAGCTCCTAATAGTGCTGTCTCTAATAAGGATACGCTAACTAGCGAAATCACAACTATTCCAAGACTTTCAATTAAAAGTAACGTAAATAAAAGTTGTTTTATTGCTTTTAGTTTCTGTAAGGGATCAATTGGATACAAAACAGCCATTGCCATATTGTCGAAATGAAAATAAAGCGGAATTAACTGGAAGCCAGTTAAATATAAAAACAGTAAAGCTAATAATAACTGCAGCATAAATGGTTCTGCAAATAATATGAGTACCATAGCAATCAGCATCAAGCGGATGAATAGCCCGCTATACTCTGTCCCTCTTAAAAAGGCTCGTGTGTATAAATAGCTATATGTTTTTTGGTATTGTCTTTTACTCTTATTTAAGAAGAAATCTAGATAACGTCGTCTTCTTACAGTACTTTTCATAATAGGAACATCAGTAAATAAATTAATAAACTGGTAAATACGCTGAACACGAGTCGTTTCATCTTTAACCATTGACTGCCACTGATAAAGAAAATGATCACGATACTTTACAGCATAGTTAAACCATAGAATAGTTAGGAGTAAGGCATAGGCAATTCCTACTAATGGCGATAAAAAAATTAACAAGAATTTTCCAATAAATGAAACGAATAAAAACAATATTTTTATTTTTATTTTTAACTGTCTAAAAGAAATCTTCATACACAAATGTTGTACTTCTAATTCAATATTTTTTATTATTACTAAATAGACAACAAAAAAGAAGATATCTGTAAATTTAAACGAAGAAGTTGCAACTAATAAAGGCATAATGATACTTGTCCCAAAAACAATTATAACAGCTGGCAAAATCATGCTGTATCTTCTGGCTAATTGAAGATAGCCTTTCAACTCTTTTTCTTTTGGTAATAAA from Carnobacterium iners includes these protein-coding regions:
- the murC gene encoding UDP-N-acetylmuramate--L-alanine ligase produces the protein MNNETVYHFVGIKGSGMSALALILHDKGFKVQGSDVDKYFFTQKNIEDAEIPILTFSEKNIHEGLTIIAGNAFSDSHEEIITAKKMNLPVIRYHDFLGELLKQYTSITVTGSHGKTSTTGLLAHVMSTIADTSYLIGDGTGHGVPNAEFFVLEACEYRRHFLAYHPDYAIITNIDYDHPDYFTSLEDVVSAFEEMAKLVKKAIIACGDDEQLVKLQTEVPIIYYGFNDNNNFQAKNLSRLVTGSAFDVYIEDEFYGHFVIPTYGKHNILNALAVIAITYHENLDKEKVIKNFTTFAGVKRRFTEKVVEDMVIIDDYAHHPSEIRATIDAARQKYPTKEIIAIFQPHTFTRTVALLSEFATALNLADSVYLCDIFGSVREQQGKVTIEDLAIKIDNNAVILREENMSPLLEHHDGVAIFMGAGDVQKFELSYEILLSHSALNK
- a CDS encoding DNA translocase FtsK, which encodes MSKYDGPSYKKNQKRLKKSELPFYRDSAHVTERDGLFDKTKTSKYEKPIKITKENNTNNSEKLFSEQVNKANDERKRQLPTKQASDNKNKQVFSHKNNNSNGLNESNKSKETFKRDAAVYHKRRSSTPFKVQKIPSPYYGLNENSKKETTINYRELAISLKKEEDFILSYDHLCERISKLYTKETESTYKKQVDTKHPGSLESSKKKLNRSLATMIEEEQDSQVNQQKTRTNYFNNDVIFEDQKIIKAPNIAFMDKSISLNLNEKLGTSKKINNQPIKKNTQPGPIATRKIKTITDEEIEMLELKAALSRFNYIEKNLNKGKQLFKAKDDVLKITSNTQQKEMDQKIETNKYNEQEELSKEKEQQENDSSISDSIVPESISELEPILEPPIEEKVEVLLDTNLAKLIGDENKQLSEYKFPSLDLLDPPVDFQSNAIDDWVLGQAELLNETLDAFNVLAQVVGWTVGPAVTQFELQLSRGVKVNKITNLSDDLKLALAAKDIRIEAPIPGKSTVGVEIPNRISRPVMLSEVMASDKFRNSHSPLTVALGVNLAGDAIVSTLDKMPHGLIAGATGSGKSVFINSILVSLLYKANPSEVKLILIDPKAVELAPYNDIPHLLSPVISEPKAASEALKWAVNEMEERYQKLALAGVRNIQRFNEKVQEHGDHGLKLPYIVIIIDELADLMMVASSDVQDSIVRITQKARAAGIHLLVATQRPSVDVITGTIKNNIPTRIAFMVSSQVDSRTIMDSGGAEKLLGRGDMLFLENGASQPIRIQGTYVEKEIDSIVKHVKEQRKTNYLFEPESLLARVESIEGKDELYEEMLLFIIEEGQVSASSLQRKFKIGFNRASNVVDTLEKEGLISPNKGSKPRDVFITKTDYEERYGNK
- the ytpR gene encoding YtpR family tRNA-binding protein is translated as MISSYNKDGIGDVLLVMTKSSVAKDQNFETKGKITRIFNVLTKKTVGYNFFDSSDYFSINANGPLTLNTEQISILNNFLLKQGFTDQLEGDEAPKFIIGYVKECISHPNSDHLSITQVEVDNQQVVQIVCGAANIAVGQKVVVAKVGAMMPDGTAIWDGELRGEKSRGMVCSAKELGIKEEQVKKGILVLPDSAVVGTEFQK
- a CDS encoding universal stress protein, which produces MKQDQQQYARILIAVDGSGSAKKAFEKAILIAKRNNSELIIVHVIDSSSYNMGIESATFNAIEVDATEMEELLKKYSNKAREAGVKSVKTELTKGSPKQLLSVNIPSEFQTDLIVVGSTGLNMIERWMIGSVSEYIIREAHCDVLVVRNTKKRMN
- a CDS encoding thioredoxin family protein; amino-acid sequence: MHNLASVEEFQLVSKKEKVIFFFNADWCGDCVFIKPEIPGIVKAHPEITFIKVDRDEFIELCEELSIVGIPSFLAYENGEEIGRFVSKNRKTKEEIEAFIQTL
- the pepA gene encoding glutamyl aminopeptidase, with the protein product MEDKTFDLIKKMTELQGTSGFEHRVREEMRKQLTPLVDEVQQDGLGGIFGIRKSKIENAPKIMVAAHMDEVGFMLARITKQGLFHVVPLGGWNPYVVSAQRFTLQTAKGDYPCISSSVPPHLLRGKDGSQAKLEISDILFDAGFDSKEEAESYGVRPGDTIVPDVETIKMANGKKIVSKAWDNRYGTTVVIEALKELANEDLPNTLIAGANVQEEVGLRGTKGAVHQFKPDLFFAVDCSAADDLTGDKSKFGHLGEGFLLRLQDPGMITLKGMREFLLDTAETNHIPYQYFLSKGGTDAGAAQVMNNGVPSAVIGVCARYIHTHQTVFHIDDYAAAKEMVLQIARTLDRSALETIMKSN
- a CDS encoding PepSY domain-containing protein; the protein is MQKKQNEAVKNNLIAGLLFGSGIVCGYFLRRYLQKNVAIHGDTILTSVKRQFLAEGPIEGSWIELKKIPSRKFTLKTDVYYGGISRLEENELVQYEFIADAYSGTILDIYRI
- the trmB gene encoding tRNA (guanosine(46)-N7)-methyltransferase TrmB, which translates into the protein MRLRRKPGAPAKIAEYSQYIANTPEEWVGKWHERFKNSNPIHIEVGTGKGRFITEMAKSNPEINYIGIELQESVIVVALDKLIEEDLPNLQLLHVNGGSLTQYFAKEEVDQVYLNFSDPWPKSRHEKRRLTSSSFIKNYEEVLIPEGEVHFKTDNQGLFEYSLSSFSTYGMRLDKVWLNLHESDFEGNIMTEYEEKFSNRGQRIYRVIARFPKRK
- a CDS encoding phosphotransferase family protein codes for the protein MNFEIDSGWKLHPVGGDTGQAYMGTRAEEKLFLKRNSSPFLAALSVEGITPRLVWTKRIGNGDVLTAQEWLNGRTLKSEEMASPEVAQLLSRIHTSEPLRSMLSRVGGKEITPQILLQNYKNKLPNDLLNHPLLTSIFNKLTAEADTMNLVTSKVCHGDIYQKNWLLSDKNRLYLVDWDSAMLADPAMDLSMLLFQYVQRENWKDWLEHYGAVVTDELIERILWYASMNYLTQTKRHHHESRFYEMNKDILKLQTIHSVIQDERD
- the dat gene encoding D-amino-acid transaminase, with the translated sequence MKVIWNNQLVEREDVKIDMEDRGYQFADGLYEVIRAYNGILFTAEQHVERLFTGAKKIDLILPFTREELIYLLNELIKENSIETGNIYLQITRGVSSPRNHTYPKIEFTSPVFTASTTVVPRNLETMKDGIKVITLPDMRWLHCDIKSISLLGNIMAKHEAHKKGKDEAILYRDEAVTECSASNVSIIKNKILYTHPDGNLILSGITKTVLLKVARQRGIIVKEETFTLKDLKEADEVFASSTTMEAMPVVEIDDKPVGDGKRGPVVKLLQELYVNEVELTCGSII
- a CDS encoding ABC transporter permease, whose translation is MMEDIWKKRSAHYQKKMIRYSKYILNDHFVIVCLFLFGALGYAYSELLKTLSENFIHGRIIAVFYFMFLILIGKLATFLKEADIVFLLPKEKELKGYLQLARRYSMILPAVIIVFGTSIIMPLLVATSSFKFTDIFFFVVYLVIIKNIELEVQHLCMKISFRQLKIKIKILFLFVSFIGKFLLIFLSPLVGIAYALLLTILWFNYAVKYRDHFLYQWQSMVKDETTRVQRIYQFINLFTDVPIMKSTVRRRRYLDFFLNKSKRQYQKTYSYLYTRAFLRGTEYSGLFIRLMLIAMVLILFAEPFMLQLLLALLFLYLTGFQLIPLYFHFDNMAMAVLYPIDPLQKLKAIKQLLFTLLLIESLGIVVISLVSVSLLETALLGAALILFSFLFSYLYLPSRINKMEKMQRR